One Ricinus communis isolate WT05 ecotype wild-type chromosome 1, ASM1957865v1, whole genome shotgun sequence DNA window includes the following coding sequences:
- the LOC8270351 gene encoding CLAVATA3/ESR (CLE)-related protein 25: MVISSGHSMLFKVLYGVIAMLGFVWLLSVATLESAAATKTTTPLTVQLSTTGNPKHEVDIGREKLVYDPELDLNYMMSKRKVPNGPDPIHNRRAGNSKRPPGRA; encoded by the exons atggttattagtagtGGTCATTCTATGCTGTTTAAGGTGTTATATGGGGTAATTGCAATGTTGGGATTTGTCTGGCTTCTATCAGTTGCAACTCTAGAAAGTGCTGCAGCAACTAAGACGACAACGCCACTAACTGTTCAATTGTCTACTACTGGAAATCCCAAACATGAAGTGGATATAGGAAGAGAAAAACTCGTTTATGATCCAGAATTGGATTTAAACTACATGATGAGCAAGAGAAAAGTTCCTAATGGTCCAGATCCCATTCATAACAG GAGAGCTGGGAACTCCAAACGACCACCTGGCCGAGCTTAG